A window of Edaphobacter lichenicola contains these coding sequences:
- a CDS encoding DUF971 domain-containing protein encodes MSHEGIRIVSAEQARREDAEHEQMPTGSVTPRKVRVKKTEGTGVEIEWQDGHRSAWSFAWLRNACPCATCHEDREKTGRLPGEAKAKDQTLLKMYEAPVKPLEVTPVGKYALRFKWNDGHESGIYSWAYLRRVCHCESCMAKQGL; translated from the coding sequence ATGAGTCATGAAGGAATTCGTATTGTCAGCGCAGAGCAGGCGCGCCGGGAAGACGCGGAGCACGAGCAGATGCCCACGGGCTCGGTGACTCCGAGAAAAGTGCGAGTGAAGAAGACCGAGGGAACTGGGGTCGAAATCGAGTGGCAGGACGGGCACCGAAGTGCGTGGAGCTTCGCGTGGTTGCGGAATGCTTGTCCGTGCGCCACATGCCACGAAGATCGGGAGAAGACAGGCAGGTTACCAGGGGAGGCGAAAGCCAAAGACCAGACTCTGCTGAAGATGTATGAGGCTCCGGTGAAACCGCTGGAGGTGACACCGGTTGGCAAATATGCGCTGAGGTTCAAGTGGAATGATGGACACGAAAGCGGAATCTACTCCTGGGCATATCTGCGGCGAGTGTGCCATTGTGAAAGCTGTATGGCAAAGCAAGGGCTATAG
- a CDS encoding LOG family protein → MIRNVAVFCASANGFHSAYRAAAEDLGRALAARNIGVIYGGANVGLMEAVAEAALSADGKVIGVIPEVLVDLEVAHRGITELHITSTMHTRKALIGEKADAFIALPGGFGTFEELFEVLAWHTLRLHAKPILLLNTHGFYDKLLTFLDHCVTEGMLKPKNRQLLLVADTVEEAFTMLKLDEQGASADKLD, encoded by the coding sequence ATGATTCGCAATGTCGCCGTCTTTTGTGCTTCCGCCAATGGTTTTCATTCTGCCTACCGAGCCGCTGCCGAGGACCTCGGGCGTGCCCTTGCTGCCCGCAATATTGGCGTAATTTATGGAGGCGCAAACGTCGGCCTGATGGAGGCCGTTGCCGAGGCTGCCCTATCCGCTGACGGCAAAGTCATCGGTGTTATTCCTGAAGTGCTCGTCGATCTCGAAGTGGCCCATCGCGGTATCACCGAGCTTCACATCACCAGCACCATGCACACCCGTAAGGCGCTGATTGGAGAAAAGGCCGACGCGTTCATCGCGCTACCGGGCGGTTTCGGTACCTTCGAGGAACTCTTCGAAGTCCTCGCCTGGCACACCCTTAGGCTCCACGCGAAACCTATCCTCTTGCTCAATACGCACGGCTTCTACGACAAACTCCTTACCTTTCTTGATCACTGCGTAACCGAGGGGATGCTCAAGCCGAAGAACCGCCAACTCCTTCTCGTCGCAGATACTGTTGAAGAGGCATTTACCATGTTGAAGTTAGACGAGCAGGGAGCGTCTGCAGACAAACTCGACTGA
- a CDS encoding ATP-dependent helicase has translation MNPQQQEGIRSVDGPVLLLAGAGSGKTRVITHRIAYLIQERGVPADAILAVTFTNKAAKEMAERVDKILGHTSLAKPMLATFHSFCVRVLRRDIEALRVGGVGLTKTFAIYDETDQQAVVKQALKRLAIDDKSLKPRVALGRISWAKNHMIDPQEYFLASTNPMEEKIAHIFEIYKKELFKANALDFDDLLLETVRLLKSSEETRERYNRRYKYLLIDEYQDTNRPQYELMKLLAGPDANVCVVGDEDQSIYSWRGADIKNILEFEKDFPETKTIRLEQNYRSTQVILEGAGAVVAQNTQRKGKNLFTTREGGSLIGYYEAPDGENEALFISDRIQRYLREAGGQVDMPRCAVLYRTNSQSRLFEEALRRYQIQYHMVGGFSFYDRAEVKDILSYLKLVQNVHDSVALGRVVNSPPRGIGKTTMETLERMALSSGMSTWDAIRRAIEDKLLPARALQALSSFRRLIEDARAMLGPGFAEKLAEDVAQDDDTSLLPEDVEDAEADVSFGFGDPESEDTGANTSFDTSFNFGFDFGPSEEFSTIAAENSLDSDAAHGIDSASFNPFAPVVLKKSAGTTTERAAEVKMADEKPAFRKPGDVATLPELIKFLNDRSGYIRALEEEATPESFSRIENLKELANAAQDAQERGETLHEFLDHAALVSDADSYSEEARVTLMTLHAAKGLEFPLVFLSGMEEGLFPHSRTLTDPTGLEEERRLCYVGMTRAMDTLIMTRARYRRRYGSDMPESSIASRFLEEVPSRLVEDLGSPPARPQFSGSDYGSGYGGAYATPYPKANRFDRPSTEQGDQHYSYEDEDQSGERTPARPSGLPGVNRRAGYTAKTAPPGQSMDNIASFFAARGQKISRPKPEVQEQTGKTGLKQGSRVRHPKYGEGTVFRREGDGDDAKITVQFQQHGVKKLVEKFAQLERL, from the coding sequence ATGAATCCGCAACAGCAGGAAGGCATCCGATCGGTGGATGGGCCGGTGTTGCTGCTGGCAGGAGCGGGATCTGGCAAGACGCGCGTCATTACGCATCGCATTGCCTATCTGATTCAGGAGCGGGGTGTACCGGCCGACGCGATTCTCGCTGTGACCTTTACGAACAAGGCTGCCAAAGAAATGGCCGAGCGGGTGGATAAGATTTTAGGGCACACCAGTCTGGCTAAACCAATGCTGGCCACATTTCATAGCTTTTGTGTCCGCGTGCTCCGGCGAGATATTGAGGCGCTCCGCGTAGGAGGCGTTGGGTTGACAAAGACCTTCGCAATCTACGATGAGACCGATCAACAAGCGGTAGTGAAGCAGGCACTGAAGCGGCTTGCCATTGACGACAAGTCTCTGAAACCGCGTGTTGCGCTTGGGCGAATCTCATGGGCGAAGAACCACATGATTGACCCGCAGGAATATTTTCTTGCGAGCACTAACCCGATGGAGGAGAAGATTGCTCACATCTTTGAGATTTATAAGAAGGAGCTATTTAAAGCGAATGCGCTGGACTTCGACGATCTACTCCTTGAGACTGTCCGTCTGCTGAAGTCGTCTGAGGAAACTAGAGAAAGATACAACCGACGCTACAAATATCTTCTAATCGACGAGTATCAGGACACGAACCGGCCTCAATATGAGTTGATGAAGCTGCTGGCCGGACCTGACGCCAACGTCTGCGTGGTAGGCGATGAAGATCAGTCGATCTATAGCTGGCGCGGCGCAGACATTAAAAACATATTGGAGTTTGAGAAGGACTTTCCCGAGACAAAGACGATCCGGCTCGAGCAGAACTACCGTTCCACGCAGGTAATCCTGGAAGGTGCGGGAGCGGTTGTTGCACAGAATACGCAGCGGAAGGGCAAGAATCTGTTCACCACGCGAGAGGGTGGAAGTCTTATCGGCTACTACGAAGCCCCCGATGGCGAGAACGAAGCGCTGTTTATTTCCGATCGAATTCAACGGTATCTGCGCGAGGCTGGGGGACAGGTAGATATGCCGAGATGCGCCGTACTATACCGAACCAACTCACAGTCGCGGCTCTTTGAAGAGGCTCTGCGCCGGTACCAGATTCAGTACCACATGGTGGGTGGATTCAGCTTTTATGACCGCGCCGAGGTGAAAGACATTCTGAGCTACCTGAAGCTGGTGCAGAATGTGCATGACTCGGTCGCGCTGGGACGGGTGGTGAACTCGCCGCCTCGCGGAATTGGCAAAACAACGATGGAGACGCTGGAGCGAATGGCTCTGTCAAGCGGTATGAGCACTTGGGACGCTATAAGACGCGCCATTGAAGATAAGCTGCTACCTGCGCGAGCCTTGCAGGCTCTGAGTAGCTTCAGACGGCTGATTGAAGACGCGCGGGCAATGCTGGGTCCCGGTTTTGCAGAAAAACTAGCTGAGGACGTCGCACAGGACGATGACACTTCCCTGCTCCCCGAGGATGTTGAAGACGCTGAAGCGGATGTTTCGTTCGGGTTTGGTGATCCGGAATCTGAGGACACGGGCGCGAATACTTCGTTCGACACGAGTTTTAACTTCGGCTTCGACTTTGGTCCGAGCGAAGAGTTCTCCACGATCGCTGCTGAAAACTCTTTAGACTCTGATGCTGCGCACGGGATCGATTCAGCGAGTTTCAATCCGTTTGCACCGGTGGTACTCAAGAAGTCCGCAGGGACGACAACGGAAAGAGCCGCTGAAGTCAAGATGGCTGACGAGAAGCCGGCGTTTCGCAAACCGGGCGATGTCGCCACACTGCCTGAGCTGATCAAGTTTTTGAACGATCGGAGTGGATATATTCGAGCGCTGGAGGAAGAGGCGACCCCGGAGTCTTTCTCGCGGATCGAAAACCTGAAGGAACTTGCCAACGCCGCGCAGGACGCACAAGAACGTGGCGAAACATTGCATGAGTTTCTGGATCACGCCGCGCTGGTCAGCGATGCAGATAGTTACAGCGAAGAGGCCAGGGTAACGCTTATGACGTTGCATGCTGCCAAAGGTTTGGAATTTCCGCTGGTCTTTTTGAGTGGGATGGAAGAGGGCCTGTTCCCTCACTCTCGAACGCTGACCGATCCAACTGGGCTAGAGGAAGAACGTCGCCTTTGCTACGTCGGAATGACAAGGGCGATGGATACGCTGATAATGACTCGCGCCAGATATCGACGGCGATACGGAAGCGATATGCCGGAGTCGAGCATCGCTTCGCGATTTCTGGAAGAGGTTCCAAGCCGACTGGTGGAGGACTTGGGAAGTCCGCCTGCGCGACCGCAGTTTTCCGGATCGGATTATGGTTCGGGTTACGGTGGAGCGTACGCGACGCCCTATCCCAAGGCAAACAGGTTCGACCGTCCGAGTACCGAGCAGGGCGATCAGCACTATAGCTATGAAGACGAAGATCAAAGCGGTGAGCGAACTCCGGCCCGGCCTTCTGGGCTTCCCGGCGTGAACCGTCGCGCCGGATACACCGCTAAAACCGCGCCGCCGGGGCAATCAATGGATAACATTGCCAGCTTCTTCGCCGCACGGGGACAGAAGATTTCGCGCCCGAAGCCGGAAGTTCAGGAGCAGACTGGAAAGACTGGGTTGAAGCAGGGTTCGCGGGTCAGGCATCCTAAATATGGGGAAGGCACGGTGTTTCGTCGCGAAGGCGATGGGGATGACGCGAAGATTACAGTACAATTCCAACAGCACGGCGTAAAGAAGCTGGTGGAGAAGTTTGCCCAGCTGGAACGCCTCTAA